TGTAAATGTAGCACCCTTCAACAGAGGAAACAACATTAAACTAATGAAGCTACCGATGATAGTAAATAACTTTGATTTGAGTATATAAAGGACAAACTTGGCAGATGGGGAAGATGGGTTTGGCGACTATATGATTGTTATATGGATGCAGAGGCATTGAATTCTGGACTATCCTATCAATAGAACCCAGATTTGCGAAGTTTGAGCCCCATGCCCAGTTGGATGATATCAAATACATTTCTCTACTTATTGTAGTCTAATAGGGGAGAAGAAGCAAATCAGCCAAGATGATTGTCATATACACATAACTTAGAATTATAAGGGCCGAGATTTGTCCATGAGGATGTGAATTCCTATTGCAGATTGAGCAAATTTCCGCAGGTAGTGTAATGTAAATTCAACATGCACAAAAAGCAACAGACAAGAGGGATTCCACTTCACAGTGGCATATGCCATAAGCTCAGAAAAGGGCACAAACCAAAAGACCCATTTGTAAAATCAGTAAATTGTTTTGGGATAGACATCCATATTTATATGAAGGAATCCAGATGCATCTGACATATACTTGACATTCGTTAGATAAACCCCATTTTATCCTTTAATCAGTTCATTGGATGGTCCTATTTGCTAGATACCTATAATAGTTCAGTAATAAATTCTGAAAAATACATGAAATATTCTATTTACTAGTTTGATTGTTGGGGTTCCACATCGCAAGGCGGAAGTAATTAGACTTATAGGTACTtaggcaccctctccttaaggGCTAGttttaaggatgagttttaCCCAAGTCCCTAATATTGATGGCATTGCAAATTTGTAGCTTAGCTACTCAAATCTGTTAGTCTGTAAGCCATAATAttacaagaaaatagaagaacatTTTGTGGGTATTCATGATTTGTAGCCGATTGAAGAGAAACAAGCATCAATCAGTGCTTCTAACAGTGAAATACATCTCCGGCCACCGGAGAAGGTAAAAACAAGACATACTGTTCATGGGTAAGAATGGGAACAACTGAAATTCCATAATAAAACCAAACCATCATTGGGGAAACGTAAGCTACCTAAATTTTGTTTAAATATTGAATCTATAACTTCACAATGATGAGGGAAAATTGAAGAACAGTAGAACCATAACAGGGAGACTAGAAGAGCATTTACATACATGAAGGGCTCTGGAGATGGGTGATGAAGCAGCGACGGTTTTAATGACAGACGTAGCAGCGACGGTTTTAATGATAGACGCAGCAGCATTCATCGccattgctctctctctctctctctctctctcacggaagaagaagaagaagaagaagaatttctcAGTGAAGAATGAGCACACAAGGTGGTTTTGGACAATTGGAGAATGCTCTGCAACTCTGTCTCTACTCCCTACTTATAAGGAGCGAAGCACCAAAGATGATGACTTTTGAGACAATAATAATTCTCTCTTACTTCCGGAGACCCTGACGGCATGCTTCGTATCCGTCGGAGGTGGACATTTTCTCggattattttatttgaaaagaCAGTGATCACATCACCCGCGGGTGAGCCTACTGGGTCACCCGATCAAATCACATGGTAAAGAATGGTATCTAAGGTATCTAAGTATAAAAAAACGTATGcttaaattatcaaaatgccccttGGATTGGGTGAAAGGTGACTATCGAAGGTTATGAAACACCCCTACTGTGATGTCACTCGTGACTCAGTAAGAgacttttattattatttaattaattaaagattGTCTTTTAGGACCCTTCGGGGTCATGCGCTGGGTCGGTCCACCCTGACCAATTGATTCTTAGTCTCCTTACTGCTTggatcattatttttcattatttttagtttaaaatacCAATATCTAAAACTATAGTCCCTTGCCCTTTGATCGAGGTCCAGTGGTGTTGCCCTTTGATCGAGGTCCGGGGCAAAGGGGGGTCTCCTCGGTGGAAGAAAGCGTGACGCACAACCACCCCTTAGAAAAGTATAGTAGTAAAGTACTATACTACTTTGCTACTTAAAGATGTGGcttcatgcatgcatgtatgtATAGCCTTGATATTTGTTCTGTTATTCTACTCGGCTGCTAAAGACGAATATCATGGTCTTAGTGTACGGTATTGGATCGGATATCGGTCATCTATAAAATCGATACAATATCTATATGGATTGAACGTATCAAACAAATTTGCTCTTggtttctcttaaaaaaaaaaaggatttttgaCTATGTTACCTTCTGTCTGTAATAGTATCATCGATACACTACTTATCCGATATCATATCAGTTTTTGAGTTGATTGATATTTGATtcaataccatgcactaaaaccatgtcgGTAACTAGTTAGTACTCTGGTTGTCCTGACTCTAGAGGATCCGGATTATATTCATATGTGCAGAGGTTTTCCACGACATCAGTGGAAGAAACCCCACTAGTAAGAGGGTGGGTAGACAAATCgaactttacccaaaaaaatatagaaaaatagACAAATCGGATGGAGGAGAATCTTTATGCCACGTACACTGTTTAAATGACATGTGTAAGAGAATGTATAAAAaactaataaattaataatGGGATCCATattcaacccaaaaaattaataatgagACTCAACATATTTCTTTAACACATGTCATGTAAACAATGTGCGTGATTTTTTTAGATGGCAATGGACAGAGAATGAGAGGCAAACCCGACAAAACAAGTCACCCAAGAAGCCAAAAACAACGAGAATTAAGGACACCAGCTCAAGGGAGTAAAACTGCATAAagaatattaaataaaaaataaaccgaACCAAGAATTCCACAGGAGCCTAAGGGTTAGGGGGAAGCTTGAGAATTGTACtggaatatcccaagaaaagGCAATATTAAACTGATTTTTTGACGAATTCTTTGAAGGATTTGAGCAAAAAGGCTttttaacatatgtcaaaggagaTGAAGgcccaaatataaaaaaatgagagtGAGAAGTTGTTTGAGAAAAAGATTTGCACTgaaagatcctaagaagtgattAATCATttcacgtacgtgaagattCCCTGAACTGGACTCGACAAATCATCCAATAAGGAGTTCACACGGGTCAATATATATTTGAGAGGGAGTGACACCCTGACATCATGTGCTCCTTTTTCCTATTTATATTTATCAAAAAGTATTTCTGGCTTTCTGGTATGGCACAGAGAGGATACTACACCATTTGGCAGGTAAATTTGCAGGCACTGGTTAGCTTGACCGAATCAGACCGGAATAACCCAAACGTTTTGTTAAACGTATCGGGCACAGGCCTGGACCAAATACTATTCAGTCGTTCCCTGTGCGAGGGTCCTACCAATGGGCGTTCAACCGGTATCAACCGCCTAATAGAACCAATTAAGCCCGGCCCCTAAGAGCCCAAGGAAGCCCTATTGGTGCTGACTTGTTATTGTTGTAGATAAATTTGATGAATTTCTGGGTGTAAGAAGCAGGCACATGCCCTTTATCATCAAAGACTGGTAACCGATCAACCGTTTATAAATGGGACATATCTAGTCTATGAGGACTGAGTATTTAGACAGATTGATCACGGTAAGGGATTCTACAGTGAGGGATCAATTAGGCACAACCGGCCCGTaccaaccaattgacacccttagcccAGAGATATTTCATATTGCAtagtttctttctttaattttttattattattattttcttcatgTATGGCTTTATAAATTAGTTGTGTTAGTGCCAACTAATGGTTTATATATCATAAATGTCTTTGACTCTTTGAGTAATTGGGATCTTTAACTTGAGATTCAAACACTCCAATTTTGCAGGTATTAACTCAGTAAATATGATGATCAGCTGCATCAAGAAGAAAATTTGCAAATTCCAAATCTTGTCCAAAGGGACTTAATtttgatctctctcttcttctatacTACTTATTAtctggtttctttttctttcttttttcttgggatttgGAGGGGTAAGGGTGTTAAAGGTTGTACCATCATTTCCCAAGAATGATTTTTCAGATCTTACCTCTGCATTCTATTCTAGTAATCTGTTTGAGCTGAACAATTCCAATGTTGGTATGGCTTGTACTTTAGCAAACCAAGATTTGATCCAACTATGACCTAAAGGGTACAAATGATAATTGAGATAAAAAGCGAAAAATCATAAAGAGAGTGAAGAATTTTGGATGGAAATAATAACCAGTGTCCAGTAAGGTCTCAGCAAGAACAACTAGAAAGTAATGGGAGTGAAGGCTTTGGATGGAGATAATAAAGCTTCAGGAAACAACTAGAAAATAGACGGAGCAGAATTAGAGATGCTCTGCATCAGTTTTCTGCTTCAGAGCTCTAAATATCAAAATTAAATCCCTTAAAACTAAATAAAGGATTTGTTTTAAAAGGTAAATGCAATATCTTCAGATTCTGAAATGAGTTTGCAATCTTCTTATTCAGGCTCTGTTTGAAACTATAGACACAAAGACTTAAAAAGGGTGCCCTCGCACCGATTGATGCAAACAAATAGGATTTGGAGTGGATACTCTGTACTTTGTATCCAATTAATATATTCCCTATCCAAATTTCACCCAAGtattcaaatttgaatatgTCAATTCAGATATCCAAGTTTGAACAATAATATTAGATTATTGCTTATAATATATAATGTATATTGACAATAGATTTAAACATAATTATCGATATCTTGAAATATAGTCAGAGTGAATTCACAGTGCGCATCGATATCTGAACTTTTATTTGGTAACCAACTGTGGCCCTGGGAACCAAAATACATCTGAATTCATATCAGAACTTTTTATGTCTCACTACAATCGCAAGGATAAGTGAATTCCTGTTACACTGAAATATGTGCTTATCAAATGCACAAACCAAACTTTATATATCCACAAAGCTCATacagtaaatgaaataaaaaggaatAGACCAAAACAATAGGAAAAACACTTTTTCTATGCCAAACATGGGAAATTTCAGTCACAATAGTTTTCCTCAGCTACATTATTCAGAAAGCATTCAGTGAACCGGCTTAAATTGCATGAAAAAGTCTCTTGAGTAGAAGGCAATCCGCATATTTGAGGAAGAGCAGAATCACAGATACTGGCTGGCAATCTTTCCCTCCTTGACAATGTAATTTTGTGCAGGGAAGTCTTCGCCCTTGAAGTACCTATCCAGCATGTCCTTGGTTCCAGCTGCATACCTCAACTGCACCAATTCCACATTTTCTTTCACAAATAAGCATTCAATGAAacagagagaagaaataaaagaacagGAGATGGACCGATATGGAGAAGCATTAATCAAGAGTTTAAATACCTGAGCATCGATTGTGGTGCCAGAAATATGAGGTGTCATTGCCTGGTTTGGCATGTATCGCCATGGATGATCCTTGGGAGCTGGTTGCGGATACCATACATCACCACTATAACCTGaaattatgaagaaaaaaaaatacattaaatGAGGGAATGAGAAGGATATGATAATTATCCATGAGTTAAACAGTAGAGCACATAATGTTTCAGATAGGTTTCCCTTCAAATTGTTTAAAGGCAGTCACCAAATTAGCAAAGCTACCTTTGACTCAGTGCAGTATATGTTGTCTTATTTGCTCTTCAATAAACTGTTTGTTTAAACTGTCCACATATTATGTTCACAATCTGGAAATGCAAATCTTAAACTTACCTCTAATTTGTCCACTCTCGCATGCTTCAACAACTGCTTGAGTATCCATGATTGCCCCTCGAGCATTATTCACAATTAGCACTCCCTTCTTCATCTTTGCAATTTTTTCTTTGTCAAACATCCCTCTGATACATTGAACAACAAATTGTTTTAATTCGATGATATATAGAATGATATTGAACTATTTGCATTCACAATACACaatcaaacaaataaatcaaagtaataaatattagggaaaaagaggGTGATGTGGAAAAGAAGAGTCAATCTTGACCTTGTTTCTCTTGTAAATTATTAGTTCAAAACACAGCCAACAAAATATATGTTGAATAAAGGAAGAAGCTTGTGTATAAGATGAAGAACATACTTTGTTTTCTCCGTTAGAGGCATGTTCATAACAACTACATCACACTTTGGAAGCATCGTATCAAGGTCCTCCTCAAACTTTGCCCCTGTCTCAGCCTCCATTTCTGGGTCCATCTTGAGCCGATCATGATAGAGGAGATTACAGTTGAAAGGCTTCAACCGTTGGAGCAAAAGCTTACCAATACGGCCTGCACCAACTGTTCCTACTGTCTTCCCTTCAAGATCATATGATTTATAAGAAATACCGGCAACATTCCATTCCCCATTAGCCACCTGATTGTGACCAGCTACAAAATTCCGTACGAGGATGAGGATTCTCATGAGCTCATCTTCTGCAACCGAAACAACATTACTTCCAGTAACTTCAGCAACAGTTAGACCAGCGGCAGCTGCAGCTTGTAGGTCAATATGATCAGAGCCAATTCCAGCAGTCAAAAGAAGTTGtaaatttttggctttcttaATCCTCTCTGCCGTAACATATGCCGGGTGGAAAGGGGTTGATATTAGAACATGGAGATCAGGAATATGCTTCTCAAGCTCTGCATCAGCAAATAATCATTCAGGAAAAATGAATTAGTTAACaaactaaagaaaaataataatacattAGGAAGGAATGTAGGAGTTCCCATAAAATTTGGAAGGAACAAAGGAATTCCATAAATAGACAAAATATTATAAGGAATTGCCACTTAAATTTATGGAATACTTAAGACAAGTATAAAATTCCATGCCCTAACTGTGATACATGGCATACATGCGGATCATTCAGAATCATTATTCAGGCATCAAAAAAGATTCACCAGCCACAAGTTAATCCTTAATGATTACCCAATGACTAGTCACTTTTCTGTAACCTGAGACAATTTTAACATGCTAAAAGACTTCAGACAACTCTCAGGAAACAATGGTTCTCAAATCAGGATCCATTTGACTAATTTCTGAGGAATCCAGCTCATCATTCAGAAGAATCCATGCCATCCTGAATCAGTCGTAATGAAGTACAAGTGCTGTTGTACCGCAATGATGTCATTTCACATTTTTTTGGCATGGATCAAATAATGTCTGACGCACTCCAAGGTTGACTTGACATAAACGAACATTGTGTTAAAGCAGGGACTATTTCATTATAGGAATTTTCAGTTCAGATCAGCTAAAGCAATAACAAGCACAAGATAAAAATCTAGGCAACAAATATATTGTATGCTTACCACAATCAGGCCCTTCTTTGTCATCAGTGACAATGTACTCATGTCCTTGTGATTCCAACCACTCTCTTATGCCCAAAGCTCTCTCCACAGATCCCACAAAGTTGGGATTCATCTTGACATATTCGTTAGCCTTGTAGAAAACCCCAACTATTTTCTTGGGAGATGCCTGTATGCAACAAGAAAGGAATCAGAATCAATAAATCATACATAATGAAATGCATAGCTTCAGTAGAACTGATGCAATAAGCTCTTGAACCATCCCTAGGAGGAAACAACTGTAGCTGTAAGTTCTGTTAAGCATAAAGCCATATAATTTTTGCCATCCATTACGCATGAACCCAAATAACAAATTTGAAATGGAGAAGGGAGGAGATAAAGTCGATTCAATATCATGCACATGTAATTTAATCCATTAAATTTACAGGGTAAAAAAATATGATCTTTATGGGATTAGATATAAGTTCCTGATgagtatttatatttttttttaaatatatcaaTGGCAGTAAATATAAAAGCAATTTTCACGAAAGCCCTGTCTTTAACAGTTATGTAATTGCTTGATACAGAGCTTGCAAGGAATCTGCAGAGACTTCTGCATGAACATTAGATGCTGGAGTTGGACACCTCAAATGTGGGCTTGTTTAAGCACTTCAATGTTTAAAACAAACAGATCATGGCACCCATTGAGATATTTGTATGAGCCCTCAAATACGATGACAATGGCAAGGTTTTTCATCTGAAAGATAAGAAACGTATTGCCAATTGAAATCAAGACATTGGGATCGGACTTGTCCTAGGAAATGAGGCTCATAGATAAAGATCAAGATCTTAGTATCAGAGCTATTTTGGAATGTACAGCAGTGGAAAAGAAGTCTTAAAATGGAATCACTGggcatataaaaaaaaaatgaaaagtaatGCAGATGTAGTACTAGATTTCTTCACAGAATGAATTACTGAGAATTATGTAAAGGTAGCACCCTTCAACAGAGGAAACAACACTAAACTAGTGAAGCTACTGATTATAGTAAATAACTGTTATTTGACTATAAAAAAGGGCAAAACGTGGCAGATGGGTTTGGTGACTATATGATTGTTATAAGAATGCAGAGACCTGGAATTCTGGACTATCCCAATCAATAGAACCCAGATTTGAGAAATTCGAGCCCCATGCCCAATTGGATGAGATGGAATACATTTTTCTACTTATGGCAGTCTAATAGGGGAGAAGAAGCAAATCATCCAAAATGATTGTCAtacacttaatttagaattttaaGGGCTGAGATTTGACCATGATCAGGTGGATGATATCGAATACACTTCTTGGGTCAGAGAGATGCAAGGTGGGACCATTGATCAGTTGATCCAGACTGATGAGCATATACACAACTTAGACTTATGAGGGCTGAGATTTGTCCCTGAGGAATATGAATTCCTCTTGCAATCGAGCAAAGTGCTGCAGGTAGTGTAACGTTAATTCAACGTGCACATGAAGCAACAGACAACATGGATTCCAATTCACAGTGGTATTTGCCATAAGCGCATAAAAGGACAGTAACCAAAAGATTCATTTGTAACATCAGTAAATTGTTTTGGGACAGACATTCATATTTATATGAAGGAATCCAGATGCATGTGACAGATAGACGGAGATTCGTTATATAAGCACAATTTTAACCTTTGATCAGTTCATTGGATGGTCCTATTTGCTAGAAACCTAATATATAGTTCAGTAATAAATTCTCAAAAATACATGAAATATTCTATCTACTAGTTTGATTGTTGGGGTTCCACATGGAAGGTGGAAGTAAGAATCCAACATCAGATGTGAGTAGCCTGATGTGGAGACTTATAGGTACTTGGGTATTCTCTTCTTAacggatgagttctacccaagtccctaacatGGATTACAAATTTGTAACTTAGCCACTGAAATCTATCGCAGAGAGTGAAAGAAAACAGGGGGAAAATAtccaaaaatggagaaaaacagACAAACAAGGACCATCTTCAGTTCTATGTTTAGTGGCTATTCATGATTGGTAGCCAATAGGtcagaagagaaacaaagcaCCAATCGGTGCTTCTAACCATGAAATACATCTCCGGCCACCGGAGAAGGTAAAAACAAGACATGCAATTCATGGGTAAGAATGGGAACAACTGAAATTCCATAATAAAACCAAAACATCGTTGGGGAATCGCAAGCTACCTATATTGTGTTTAAGTATTAAATCAATAACTTCACAATGATGAGGGAAAGTGGAAGAACAGTAGAAACATAACAGGGAGACTAGAAGAGCACTTTACAT
The nucleotide sequence above comes from Telopea speciosissima isolate NSW1024214 ecotype Mountain lineage chromosome 3, Tspe_v1, whole genome shotgun sequence. Encoded proteins:
- the LOC122654140 gene encoding formate dehydrogenase, mitochondrial-like, with protein sequence MDGKNYMALCLTELTATASPKKIVGVFYKANEYVKMNPNFVGSVERALGIREWLESQGHEYIVTDDKEGPDCELEKHIPDLHVLISTPFHPAYVTAERIKKAKNLQLLLTAGIGSDHIDLQAAAAAGLTVAEVTGSNVVSVAEDELMRILILVRNFVAGHNQVANGEWNVAGISYKSYDLEGKTVGTVGAGRIGKLLLQRLKPFNCNLLYHDRLKMDPEMEAETGAKFEEDLDTMLPKCDVVVMNMPLTEKTKGMFDKEKIAKMKKGVLIVNNARGAIMDTQAVVEACESGQIRGYSGDVWYPQPAPKDHPWRYMPNQAMTPHISGTTIDAQLRYAAGTKDMLDRYFKGEDFPAQNYIVKEGKIASQYL